A stretch of DNA from Brevibacillus ruminantium:
CAACTGTGATGAACATGTCACCCGAGTACGCCATACCTATAAACGATAAGAGGACCATACTCAACCCTAACAGGATAATCATGATCTTCTTTACCTTTTTTAAAAATCCAATCAGTAGGGAGCCGCTCAGAACCCCGATAAAGAAGAACACTTCCAACGTAGCCAATTCGGAAGCATTGGTAACATAGAGAGGAAATAATATGCTAATCGGAGCAAAAATGAAGTTTATTGCTATTAAATAAATAACCAATCCGCGCAAAATAGAAATTTCCCAGACAGCTTTGTATCCTATAAGGATTTTCTCCCCCAATTCCTTCATTCTCAGTGTTTCTGTTGTTTTCTTAATCAAAGCTTCATGCTTTATCAGAACTATAAAAACCAGGGACAACAAATAAGAAATTGCATTAAATAAAAAGGCATACTTTATGTCTATACTGATCAAAATCCCTGAAATAACCGGTGCGAGCAACCCAACAATCGTTTGCACCGTTGTCGAGAAGCTTTGCGCTTGCATGATGAGATTTTCCGGAACGATATAACGTACTGCCACAGTCCTTGCCGGTGAAAAAAAAGCGCTAAACGAAGAAAGCAGAACGGCACCTACAATTAACATCCAGGGGGCCAGTAAACTAAGAAAAGACAATACACTTAAAATAAGCACAATTCCCCCGCGAAAAAGATCAGAAACGACCATGATCTTTCTTTTGCTCCAACTGTCAACAAATACTCCCGCAATCATACCTAGCAAGATTAAGGGTACAATTTCAGCGACCAGTATGATTGACATTTGAAGAGAAGAGCCAGTCATTATCTTCATCGCCCAAATTAACGCCATCGCGTATACGCCGTCACCTAAATCTGATACGGCCTGAGCAATTAACAAGTATCTGTAGTTTTTTATTGAAAATACATGGCTACTGGAAGTGGAAGATTGTTTTTCTTTTATTACAGGAGCAGAATTAGAATTCACAAAACTACCACCTCACTGGAAATTAGGCCCTGGAAAAATGGACATTACCATGGAGTACCATATCTTAGCGGCTGTTCCATGATCGGAACTGTCCCGGTCAAATTCTTTATCAAACTCCTCTTGTAACTTCTTCACTCTTTCAATATATTCTTGTAATCGATCAGAAGAAATTTTTACGTGCACCATCCCTAAGTGAGAGGTGGATTTCGTATGAATGGCTTTCATCATGTTATCCCTCATCGTATTTAGTGCATAGGTTAATGCTTTCACTTTTTCATTTTCTGAACTTTCCGTTCCCAGCTTTAATTGAAACGTTTCCATTTCAGCTTTGTGCAACTTATTGTGATGTTTGCATTTACGGTTCATCTGATAGGGAAATTATACGTGAGATTTAAATAAAGTGGTTCATGGGGAGGCAAAGAGGATATGTATTAAATTTACATTTCAGTAAAATGTATGCTTATTTATGGTCTTAATATACCTCAAGATTATCTAGAAATCAACTCACTTTTTTTACTTTTTACCGTTTTCGCCTCCTCTTATCCATGACATTTTCCATGCACGGCGCCGTTAGTAAGAAAGCCTTTGACTTTCCAAAATGGTGCTAAATTAATAATGGAACCGGTGAAAACAACTCGTTTTTCACCAGCTCCATTTTGCTTAAAACTAGCCACCTTTAGGAGACGATGTTTTCAAAGCATTTATCCAATGAACTTAGCGGTTACCTTATGGCTTGACTGTAGATGGGAATTTTTTCGGCAATTCAACCTTCCATTTTCCATCCGGATATCTCTTATTGACTGCTGCGAGTGAAAGCGTCAACTGTGTCGGAATTTCTTCCATTTCCTCCAGTTTCAACTCCATTTGAACCAAACTGCGCCCTTGCTCATCCTCGCCATTCCAAGTATAACTGGAACCGCGGATCGGATATGACTTTCCGTTTTGATCCTTTAGCTCCCACCAGACATGTTCAATCGAAGAAATATCCTGCAGAGAGGCTTCCAGCTCCAGCTTCTTTCTCGCCCTCCGATCGCCTTCGTCCCCCTCCTTTAGTTGCTTGACGGTGAACAGACTTCCCTCATATTCCGCCTGCTTTGGGCTATTTTGCAGCTTCGCCGGCTCAAAAGGAATGGTCAGGGAGACTGGCTCCACCATGGTAACCGCGTCCAGAACGAAGGTATAGGGGCCCTGATCGCCAAACGGCGTATATCTCGAATTCCGGATAAAGTGACCGAATTCATCACGGCCGAGATTATAATCGTCCAGGTGCCCTCGTCTTCCCATTTCCGCTTCTCTCTGGGAAACGCCAACGTCCATGCCGTTCCGGTCCAGAATCCGCAACTCCACATCGTAATGTTGAAAGGGATCAGAAGCATACCTTTTGTTTTGCGTTTTGCCTGACATCTCCTTGGCATACTGCTCCAGTCTCTTCTTCGCTTGCTCCTCCCACATCGTTTCCCATTTGAGTACGGTTGACGATGGCGCCTGTGTGACTTCATGCAGTATGATTTTCAATCCCTGTGGGGTCACGTATTCCTTATTAATAGGTATCGTCTTGGTGGCTTCCATTGCTTTCTTTAAGGAAAATGGCACCTCAAGCTTCCATTTCCCCTCGACGTTTCCCAGTGTGCTGATATCGACGAGAAGCTTCATCTGCTCTGTTTCTTCTCCGTCCAGGTCTGAAAAATCAAGAAAGCCAATATCAGGTCCCTGCTTACCGGCAGCACGCGCAGTAGCCGTGGGCCTGGGATGATTCATAATCCCTTCACCAAGTTCATTGACTAGCCGGATGCTGCCCACCAGTTCTGCAACAAGGTTCTCTTGCTTCTCTCGCTTGAGCGGCTTGCCATCCGGTCCGGTGATTTGATACGCAACTACGACCCGGGTTGGATCAGCCATGATTGCCTTCACCCAAAACGTGATTCCCTGATCGGCAACAGAGGCGTTCACCACCTGAACAAACCCGTCCTTCACTGCTTTCTCGATGCCGCCATCCACTTCTCCTGGCGGAAAGAAATCAGCAGCATCCGATGGGGACACGGGGGAAATTTCCGCAGGCACCTGTGCTTCTTTGCCCGGTTCTGTGTTTCCCCCGCTTTGACCCAGCACACCTTTTACCTGGGATGCAAACTCTGGTGAGACATAGGTTCCGACACCGACGAGAAAGAGGATGGCTCCTGCTGTCGCAATCGACATCGAGGTCCAGCGAAACCAGTGCCGTTTACGCGTGAGCCGACCCGCCTCCTCCTTTATACTGTCTGCTTCCGGCATCGTAAACTCCGGCATTTGCTCGCGCTGGGCTACTCGCTCCAGTACGGCTGAGATTTGCTGATCCAGCTTATTCATTTCCACTCACTCCCATCCTGGACATCGCTCTTCCCTCTACCCAGCCTTGCATCTGTGCCGCAATCTGTTTGCGCGCATAGTGCAGCCGAGATTTTACGGTTCCCTCAAACAGACCCAGCACCTGCGCTATTTCCGAGACTTGAAAATCCCCATAGTAGTACAGGATGACGACAGTCCGATGCTTGACCTTCATCGAACAGATCGCTTTCCAAATCGCTTGCTGCTGCTCTCTTTCGATTACACTGTCGAGCGGATTGGCCGACATATCTGCCCACTCCTGGAATTCACCCATCGGTTTTTGACGCCGAACGGCATTGAGCGCACGATGCATCACAATCTTGGCAAACCACGTGCGAAAAGATGTCCCTCTGGCGGGATCAAAGCGATCCAGCGACCGAAAAACTTCAAACAACGCTTCCTGCACGGCATCCTGGGCCAGCTGACGATCGTGGATGATGAGATAAGCGGTCCGATAGGCGGTCTCCAAATGGGGCCGAACCAACTGCTCAAAGCTGGCACTATCCCCGTTTCGACTCTTTGCGAGCCATTCTATTTCCTTCATTTCCTGCACATCTGGTGCCTCCTTGAAAGGTCTTTGCTGTATATTCACCGTCCATCATGATTTGGTTCAAAATTTTTTACAAAATCCCTCTTTCATTCCTTGAAATCGAGAACGACAAAAAGAGGGACAAAATTTCTCTGTCCCTCTTTTACTTGCAGTATACGTCTCACCTTTACGCTGGTGATCCGACGTCAATCAAGGATTCGATCATGACCTTCTGACTGTTTTGATGGACCCAGCCATGCGTATCGGCGAGAAGCTTCCGATATTCCGCAATCTGTACCTCTACCTGATTGCGCGCGGTTCCACCCAAGACATTGCGGGCGTTTACCACGGTTTCCACAGCCAGAGCTTCGTACACGTCCCCGTCGATAAGAGCAGAGAAGGTTTTGTACTCCTCCAGCGTGAGATCGAGCAGGTATTTTTGCTGCTCGATGCAGTAAAGCACGGCACGCCCTACTACTTCATGCGCTTGACGGAACGGCATCCCCTTGCGAACCAGATAGTCAGCCAAATCAGTCGCATTGGAGAAATCCTGCGTCACCGCCTGGCGCATCCGGTCAGCTCTGACCTGCATCGTCTGAATCATCGGCGTCAACAGCGCCAAAGCCCCGTGCAGAGTAGCCACCGTATCGAACATGCCTTCCTTGTCTTCCTGCATATCTTTGTTGTAGGCCAGCGGCAGTCCTTTGAGTACCGTCAACAGCCCAAACAGATTCCCGTAGACACGTCCTGTTTTCCCGCGGACAAGCTCAGCCACATCCGGATTTTTCTTCTGAGGCATGATGCTGGAGCCCGTGCAAAAGGCATCGTCCAGCTCGACAAAAGCGAACTCCTGGCTGCTCCAGATGACCAGTTCCTCGCACAGGCGTGAGAGATGAGCCATCAGCAGAGAACTGGTTGCCAGGAACTCAACGATAAAGTCGCGGTCACTTACGGCATCCATGCTGTTTAAATAGATTCCGTCAAACTGCAGCATCTCGGCGACGAATGCGCGATCAATCGGGAACGTCGTCCCGGCAAGCGCTCCCGCTCCCAGCGGCAGGACATTGACCCGCTTCCAGCAGTCGCGCATCCGCTCAATGTCGCGCTGCAGCATGGAAACATAGGCCATCATGTGGTAGCCGAAGAGAACCGGCTGAGCACGCTGCAAGTGGGTGTAACCCGGCATCACTGTGTCGAGATGATTGTTCGCCTGCTCCAACAGTGCTTCCTGCAGGTACATGGAAAGCTGGATGATCTCCATCAGCTTTTCCCGCAAATAGAGGTGCATATCAAGTGCCACCTGATCGTTGCGGCTCCGTCCGGTATGCAGCTTGCCGCCTACCGGACCGATCTCCTCGATCAGCATTTTTTCAATATTCATGTGCACATCCTCGTTTTCTACGAGAAACTGCACTTGCCCCCGCTCGATCTTCTCTTTTACCTTTTTCAGACCGGCAATGATTTGTCTGACTTCGTCCATCGGCAGGATGCCGCACTTGCCCAGCATTGCTACGTGAGCCAGGCTGCCGACGATGTCTTGCCGCCACATCTGCTTGTCAAAAGAAATGGAAGCTGTATATTCCTCTACAAGCTGATTCGTCGGCTTTGTGAAGCGTCCTCCCCACAGTTTCATTGCGTGATCGCATCCTTTTCGTCCAAAATCTTGATCGGTGTCTTGATGTTTTCATGCAGCACACCTTCATTTACCTGGGCGTATACCTTGGTTGGCAGACCCCACAGCTTGATGAAGCCAATCGCTGCTTTATGATCAAACTGATCGCCAGCATTATAGGTTGCCAGCTCGTGGCTGTACAGGGTCGAGTCAGATTTGCGGCCGACCACGATCGCATGTCCTTTGTGCAGCTTCACGCGGACAACGCCGGTTACATGTTTTTGCGTCTCTTCGATAAAGGCTTGCAGCGCGTTGCGGATCGGCGAATACCAGAGACCCTCGTAGATCACCTGTGCCATCTTTTGCTCCACAATCGGCTTGAACTGCGCCACTTCACGCGGTTGGGTCAAAAACTCCAGCTCACGGTGGGCAAGAATCAGTGTCGTCGCAGCAGGGGTTTCATACACTTCGCGGGATTTGATGCCCACGAGACGATTTTCTACGTGGTCGATACGTCCTACCCCGTGGTTTCCGGCAATTTTGTTCAGCTTCAGGATCAGCTCAGACAGGGGAAGCTCTTCACCGTTCAGCGCAGTCGGTACGCCTTTTACAAAAGTAATTTCCACTTCTTCCGCCTGTTCTGGTGCATCAGCGATTGATTTGGTCAGATCATATGCACCTTCTGGTGGAGCTGCCCATGGATCTTCCAGAACACCGCACTCGCAGCTTCTGCCCCAGAGGTTTTGGTCGATGCTGTACGGATTGTCCAGATCGATTGGAATCGGAATACCGTTTTTGCTTGCATACTCAATCTCTTCATCCCGTGTCCAGCCCCATTCGCGTACAGGCGCCACGATGTTCAGATTGGGATTGAGAGCGGTAAACGAAACGTCGAAACGAACCTGGTCATTTCCTTTCCCGGTGCAGCCGTGGGCTACCGCTACTGCGCCCTCTTTTTCCGCAATCTCTACCAGCACGCGGGAAATCAGGTAACGGGACAGCGCAGATACCAGCGGGTACTTGCCTTCATACATGGCATTCGCCTGCAGTGCCGGGAGGACGTATTCACGCGCAAACGCTTCTTTGGCATCCACTACGATGGATTTCAGCGCGCCGACCTTCAGAGCCTTTTTCTGAACAAAATCGAGATCTTTGCCTTCTCCCACGTCCAGTGCTACAGCAATAACGTCGTAGTTGTATGTGTCTTGGAGCCACTTAATTGCAACAGATGTATCTAAACCGCCAGAATAGGCCAACACGATTTTTTCTTTTGCCATCGGTTTTCTCCCCTTAGAATAAATCGGTGAATTGTTCATGAGTAATTATACAAATGAATTTATAAAAATACAATACGTTTTTTTAACTTATAGGTCGAGAAGTCTCCCACTTCTAAAACCTTACAGCGTTTGGTTGTAAGTAGGGGATGAATCGACTTTGGACAAGGACAGGCTTTTGCCTGTTCAGTTGTCCGACACTTTGGTAAAATCTACTTATGATGTTCTTTGATAACTGGATATATGGGGTTGCATGGAGAAACAAAATGCGAAAACCAAGCTTATCCTTCCATGCGTAAAATATCCAAGGTAACAAAAGAACTCCGAAACGTCGGACATCTAGGGTAGGGACTACCCGAAGTAACGCTCGAGGAGACGAAAGGTTACTTTCGTCGTGGATTTGAGAAGCTCCCACTTCAAGGCGTTAGCCTAAGTGGAGAGTAGTTCACAGTGTATCAATATTTCATCTCTTGATCCGGTGAATCATCAGCAGATTGGCAGCGGCACCGACCACCTCAAACGCAACCATCCCCCAAATAATCCCTGCAAGTGACCACTCTGGAATCCCTACCACGACGTATGTAACACCGGTAGATGCAAAGGAAGCGAAGAGCAATCCCAGAATCGGACCGTTTTTGTTGTTCGCTGTCCACAAGATCGTTGTCGTCAGCTCCCTGATCCCGCAGAGCAGGGGAAGCAGTGCCAGCGAGCGGATTTCACCGCCCAGCGAAGTATTGCCGTATACCAGGTATGAGAGAGTCGGTCCGCACAGAAATAGCCCCGTTGAGGCAAGCAGCCCCCACCAAGCCCCCGCGGACAATGCTTTTCGGACGCGCTGGTGAAACGAGGGCAGCCTTCCTCTCTCCCAGTCTGAGGCAAGCTTGGCGGCCATAATATGGGACAACGCAGCCGTTATCAGCGTCGGTGTATAGACGATTGTACTGACCATTCCGATGTACTCGCCAAATACGGTAGCCGCTTCTACTTCGCTCATCCCCCCTTGGATAAGACGATTCGGGATGATCAGTGAATCAAGAAAGTCATGCAACGGCAAAATAATCCGCGTAGCGAGAATGGCCATCGCCATTCGGAAGACTCCTCCCACTGGCAATTTGCCAACCAGACGCAAATCCCGGCCAAAAGAGTCGGTATCTTCCGAAAAAGAACGCCGCAGCGCGGGAAGCAAAAACAAAAATGCGCCGAGAGCACCAATCGCTGCGGCCGCAACAGCTCCCCCTACCGCCTTAGTTAGCCCGGCGTCCAGCAAAAAGGTAGCCAGGAGAATCATCCCGACAATCCGCACGGTTTGTTCAACCAGTTCCGATACGGCAATACTCCGATACCGCTCCATTCCCTGAAGGTACCCTCGGATCAGATTTAAAACCGGCACGATGATCAGCGCCGGAAGCAAAAAGCGGAGGGGGATGATCAAGTCCTGATTTCCCATCCAACTCGATATCTCTGGAGCGTAAACATAGGTGAGCAGCGCCCCGACGCATGCCAGAAACGCAACAATCGGCAAAATAACGTGGAGGAGCCGCTCACCTACCCGGGCATTTGAAGCTGTAAAAAAGGTAAGCGCCGTGGAGAATCCGCCTGTGGCCAGCGTGATCAACAGACCAAACAACGCATACGCCATCTGGAACAGACCGGTACCTTCTGCTCCCAGCACGCGAAACAGAAACATTTTCCCGATCGTCCCAATCACTTTCACCATCGCAATCAGTCCAGCACGCATGACCAATTGTTCAAAAGCACCTGTGATTTTTTTTGCTCTCATACGTTTGAGTCCCCAACATGGATATGTTGTTATCAACGTATGTACGGCTTGTCTTCGTTATGCTTTTTCCAACTGAATCTAATCGACCATGCGAATCAGCAAAAACTTTGTATGCTTGTCCCAGCCAAGATCCCAGGGAACATGATAGCGGTCAGCCGTATGCGAATTGACCAGAACGTACCCCTTGGGATCAAGTGCCGTCACAACGGAAAAATGGTCGAGATCGCCTCCCATTTCGTAGCCGATCAAGTCGCCTGGCCTCAGCTCTGCCAGGGCTGAGTGCGGAAATTTCTTGGTGGGCTTGGCGACCGCATTGTAGTTTCCTCGTGCAATCAGCTTCCCGTAGCCGCTGGACAATAAAAAGTGCTTGAGGGAGTCCGTTCTTACCCACGCGGCAGATCCACCCTGCTTGTATTTGTAAAACCAGCCGCCTCTCATGGGCAAGCCGCCGCCTTCTTCACGATCTCCGATCACCTGTGAAGTAAAATTCGTACAATCCCCGCCTTGGTACGTGTAATCCAGGTATTTTGGATTGTAGCGGTTGTTATTCCCGGCAAAAAAAGCGGTGCCTGCATATTTATTAGCGTATTCGACTGCCTTTTCCCGGTTGTACTTCCGCTTTCCGCTCACCTTTCCGACAGGCTGCTGCGGAAGAGAAATAACGCCGCTGACATGGGGCTTTTTGTGTACCGGGATCAACTCAGGATTTTCATCAAGAGGGTCCAGATACCACTCCTGTTTTACCCGCCATTCGCCGCCCTGCCGTTTGATGGTTAATCCGTGTCTGGTCCCAACCCCAAAAGAGTGGAGTGTCCCATCCGTTGGGTATTGATAGGTCAGCTTCAAGGATTGAACCAATCCCACTCTGAAGCCGTCGCCGACCTTTTTGATCCGCGCAATACGAATGCGCGTCTCGACATCGGTAAAGGCGACACCGCGTTCTTTGGCCCAGGCTTGGATATATTTCATCCTCGCTTTTTCACGCCCAAGTGCCGCCCTCCCCTGCTTCTCTTCGAGGATATAGTAGGGCTCCAATGCACTAATGTTGCGATCTACCAACATCTTGGCCCTCGCGTTGTACAGCTTTTCCAAAAACTGTTTGCTGCTTTCCTCGTCTACTCCCTCTGTCGCTTTTAGCGTGTAAGACCCTGCGAGGACCGACGTGAAAAGAAATGTCATGACGATCGCGGCCACCAATTTTTTCAACATGCAGCTGCCCTCCATTAAGATTGTCACCACATATTTATCTCCAGGTCGTTCCATAATAAAGATGTCTCAGTAACGACGTTTGCATTCATTCAGTAATGGAGAAAACAGGAGGTCGATGGAATGAATCTGACCGCAACGTCTCTTTTCCTTTGTATATCCCTCAGTTTGTCGTCGTTGGTACATCCTTTATCTTCAAAAGCTCCCGACAAAGGAAGAGATTACTATGAAGAGCGGGGAGATGTCGTCTGGGAAGTAAAGACGGAACACCCCATGATCGCGCTCACATTTGATGATGGACCAGATCCGGTGTATACCCCGCAAATACTTGCGCTCTTAAAGAAGTACGACGCGAAAGCGACTTTTTTTGTTTTGGGTGCACATGTAAAGAAAAACCCGGAGCTTTCACGTTCGATTGTGGGTGCAGGACATGAAATTGGCAATCATACGTACAGTCATCCCAATTTTTTCAAGCTGCGGCCTGATCAGATTCAACAAGAGATTGAAATCACGTCTGAGATCATTACGGCTGTCACGGGCAAAACTCCCGTCTTATTTCGGCCTCCTGGGGGTGTCTATAACGAAACCATTGTGAATACGGTGAAAAATTTGGGACTTTTGACAGTTATGTGGTCCTGGCATCAGGACACCCGGGATTGGAGTAATCCAGGCGTGAACAAAATCGTCAGAAAGGTATTAAACAATGCCCGACGAGGAGATATTGTTCTCTTCCACGACTATGGCGGCAACCGTTCCCAAACCGTCCGGGCTTTGGAAAAAATCCTCCCCGAGCTAAAGCGGAGAGGTTTTCATTTTGTAACGGTTTCCGAACTGATTCACATCAGAGGAAAGCTGCCCGTACACATGAAAAACTAAGTTACATGGTTTTCGCCAGCTTTGAAAAAACGACCAGCCTTTTCTCATGCTCTCCTGTTTTGCGATTGTATTTACCAGAACAGGTGATGAGATTCAAGTGAGCCCCCTTTGACTGGGAAAAAATTTCTTCAACAGGCGCTTCACTGGTTTTAAAGGATTCCACCCGCGTAACCTGAAAGGTTAGACTAGAGCCTTTCGGATCGGAGACGATGATCTCATCCCCGGCCTTTAAATCACGCAACCGATAAAAGACAGCAGGTCCGGTGTAATGGTCAAAATGTCCGGCAATCACGGCACTGCCCAGCTCTCCGGGATTGGTCCAGGGCGCCAAAATCCCCACCTTGTCAAAAGACTTGGGGACTCCCATTTGGCCATTGGCCAAAACCCCTACTTTTTCAATGGCCGTTTGCAGACGTATCGCGGGGATGCGAATTTTGGCGGCTTGAAAGCCCTTTACGACTTGTTGCGGTTTGGCTTCGGCTACTTGTTCTGGCGCGGACGTTTTCGCCATTTTGTCGCCTGCATCTGCTGGTTTATTAGTAGTATGGTCTACGTTAGTCGCCGCTTGGTTTGCTGTTTCTGTCTCCGCATGGTTAACTGCTTCTGCCGACGTATGGTTTACCGCTTCTGCAGTAGCATGCTTTACCGTTTCGGCAGCAGTTGTGTCCGTACCCAGCACCGCATTTTTTGATTTTGCAGTATCCGTTAATTCCGCTGAATGTGTGGCAAGCCCTGTTGGCCGCCCTGTTTGAGGGTGGCTCGTCTGTCCCGTTCCCTCTGTGTTTGACAGCCTGGCTTGATCGTCTGCCTTAAGCGCAGCTGAATGGTTTGTGATGTGATCCGCGGCAAGCAATCCATCCGTTTTTCCGTCGTTTGCTGCGGAAGAGCAAGCCGTACATATAATGAATAAGACCCCTATCAGAACAAAACTTTTCCTCATCCTCTTCATCCTCACGATATTGGTGGGGAAAAAAGAGGGACATGCCCTCTTTTTTCTTAGTTGCTTTCGCTAGCTCCGCCCATACCGGTTTTTGGCATTCCAGGAGCTGCTTTGATATGCAGCTTGTGTCCTTTGGCTGCTTTGGTATGCACCTTATGCTTCATGGATTTCGTGTGCATTTTATGGTGCGTCTTGTGCTTTTTGCTGTGATCCGTTTCTGCAAAAACGGACGTACCCGCAAATACTACACATGTGGCCAGCGCGAGAGAGAGAATTTTTTTCAAGGGTGTCACCTCTTTTATATGATGGTGGTACATTCTTAAAATGCACAGAACCAAGGGAGCTATGTTCGGAAAAAAACGGATGGGGGCAGCTTCCTTTTAATTTGAAGAAGCTTTTTTGAAATTAGGAGTTGACCTTCACCTATACGTAAAGGTGTACAGTGATGTTGTCGGGAGGTGAACACTGTGGAATATACAGTGCAAAAGCTTGGGCAGTTGGCGGGGATTAGCACTCGAACCCTGCGGTATTATGACGAAATAGGCATCCTGAAGCCGGCCAGGATCAATTCGTCAGGATATCGCCTCTACGGTCAGGCGGAAATCGACAGATTACAGCAGATTTTATTTTATAAGGAGCTGGGAATTCCGCTTGAGGTGATCAAGGAAATCGTCACGTCCCCATCCTTTCATCGAGGAAAAGCATTGCGAGAACACCGTTCTAAACTCCTTGACAAACGAATGCAGTTGGATCTGCTGATTCGTAATGTAGAAAACACAATTGCTGCTATGGAGGGGAAGATAACCATGTCCGATCGTGAAAAATTTGAGGGATTCAAGCAAGAGATGCTCGATGAGAATGAGAAGAAGTACGGTGCTGAGATCCGCGAAAAGTATGGAGAGACTGCTGTCAACAAATCGAATGAAAAGCTGCTGAAGATGACCGCCGAAGAGTATGAAGAAGCGACCCGTATCGAAAATGAGCTGACATCCACGTTAGCGGAAGCAATGCAAACCGGCGATCCCGCAAGTCCGCTCGCCCAAAAAGCTGCGGGTTTGCACAAGCAATGGCTGCTTTATTACTGGAGTGATTACAGTAAAGAAGCGCATGCCGGACTTGCCCACATGTACGTCGCGGATGAACGGTTTCAGGCCCATTACGATGCCAAGCAACCGGGTACGGCAGAATTTTTGCGAGATGCCATTCTGATTTTTACGGGTCAAACGAAGTAAAAGAAGAGGGTGTACCAGCGTCTTGCCGCGTTGGCACACCCTTTTTTTTCAATTTTTACATTTGAATTGAAATAAGACCCTCATCCCTTTACGATAAGGATAGATCCAGTCTCATGATACACACAACTCGGAACGCAACCCGTGGCAATTGAAAAGGAGATGTTGAGGGTTTGAAACTTTCCCGCATTCACCCCGTTTTTTACCACTTGCGAGTCGCCCAAAAGCGACTGGGAAGGCAACTGTCTGATCGCTTCGGCGGCACTCGCTTTGCCCGGCAGCAGGCAGATACAACGAAATACACGTACTCCTGCAAAAAACACCAATCCTTGCTCCGGCGAAAACTGGGCCAATCCGATCCCCGGCTGCAGGAGAACAAGATCATGAATCTTCAGTTGGCCATCCCTGCTCTCGACGGACTTTTGATCCAGCCTGGCGAAACCTTTTCTTTTTGGCAGCGGGTTGGCAAGACAACGGCGGAGAAAGGCTATGTGGAAGGCCTGCTCCTGTCGCAGGGCGAAGTCACTACAGGTATTGGCGGCGGACTTTGTCAGCTTGCCAACCTG
This window harbors:
- a CDS encoding polysaccharide deacetylase family protein yields the protein MNLTATSLFLCISLSLSSLVHPLSSKAPDKGRDYYEERGDVVWEVKTEHPMIALTFDDGPDPVYTPQILALLKKYDAKATFFVLGAHVKKNPELSRSIVGAGHEIGNHTYSHPNFFKLRPDQIQQEIEITSEIITAVTGKTPVLFRPPGGVYNETIVNTVKNLGLLTVMWSWHQDTRDWSNPGVNKIVRKVLNNARRGDIVLFHDYGGNRSQTVRALEKILPELKRRGFHFVTVSELIHIRGKLPVHMKN
- a CDS encoding amidase domain-containing protein, producing the protein MLKKLVAAIVMTFLFTSVLAGSYTLKATEGVDEESSKQFLEKLYNARAKMLVDRNISALEPYYILEEKQGRAALGREKARMKYIQAWAKERGVAFTDVETRIRIARIKKVGDGFRVGLVQSLKLTYQYPTDGTLHSFGVGTRHGLTIKRQGGEWRVKQEWYLDPLDENPELIPVHKKPHVSGVISLPQQPVGKVSGKRKYNREKAVEYANKYAGTAFFAGNNNRYNPKYLDYTYQGGDCTNFTSQVIGDREEGGGLPMRGGWFYKYKQGGSAAWVRTDSLKHFLLSSGYGKLIARGNYNAVAKPTKKFPHSALAELRPGDLIGYEMGGDLDHFSVVTALDPKGYVLVNSHTADRYHVPWDLGWDKHTKFLLIRMVD
- a CDS encoding class F sortase, whose amino-acid sequence is MRKSFVLIGVLFIICTACSSAANDGKTDGLLAADHITNHSAALKADDQARLSNTEGTGQTSHPQTGRPTGLATHSAELTDTAKSKNAVLGTDTTAAETVKHATAEAVNHTSAEAVNHAETETANQAATNVDHTTNKPADAGDKMAKTSAPEQVAEAKPQQVVKGFQAAKIRIPAIRLQTAIEKVGVLANGQMGVPKSFDKVGILAPWTNPGELGSAVIAGHFDHYTGPAVFYRLRDLKAGDEIIVSDPKGSSLTFQVTRVESFKTSEAPVEEIFSQSKGAHLNLITCSGKYNRKTGEHEKRLVVFSKLAKTM
- a CDS encoding MerR family transcriptional regulator: MEYTVQKLGQLAGISTRTLRYYDEIGILKPARINSSGYRLYGQAEIDRLQQILFYKELGIPLEVIKEIVTSPSFHRGKALREHRSKLLDKRMQLDLLIRNVENTIAAMEGKITMSDREKFEGFKQEMLDENEKKYGAEIREKYGETAVNKSNEKLLKMTAEEYEEATRIENELTSTLAEAMQTGDPASPLAQKAAGLHKQWLLYYWSDYSKEAHAGLAHMYVADERFQAHYDAKQPGTAEFLRDAILIFTGQTK